Proteins encoded together in one Impatiens glandulifera chromosome 1, dImpGla2.1, whole genome shotgun sequence window:
- the LOC124937666 gene encoding uncharacterized protein LOC124937666, whose protein sequence is MKYKGKGNIREYIIEMSHLASKLKALKLELSDELLVHLVLISLPTQFNRFKVSYNCQKEKWTLNELISYCVQGEERLKQDRTESAHLALGSNFRDKKNKRKNPKEAAGGPVQKKQQTKENEEFSCFFCRQSTHLKRDCTKYHAWRAKKGLPELPKAK, encoded by the exons ATGAAGTATAAGGGAAAAGGAAACATAAGGGAGTACATAATAGAAATGTCTCACCTTGCTTCAAAACTAAAAGCACTAAAGTTAGAGCTTTCTGATGAATTGCTCGTGCATTTGGTTTTGATCTCTCTTCCTACACAATTTAATCGGTTTAAGGTCAGTTATAACTGTCAGAAGGAGAAATGGACTCTTAATGAGTTAATTTCATATTGTGTGCAAGGAGAAGAGAGATTGAAGCAAGATCGGACTGAAAGTGCTCATTTGGCTTTAGGAAGTAATTTCAgagataaaaagaataaaaggaaGAACCCTAAAGAAGCTGCAGGTGGTCCCGTgcaaaagaaacaacaaactaaagaaaatgaggaatttagttgtttcttttgtcGGCAATCCACACACTTGAAGAGGGACTGCACTAAATATCACGCATGGCGTGCAAAGAAAG GGTTGCCTGAGCTGCCGAAAGCCAAGTGA